The sequence CCGCCGGGTATTGGAAAGCCTGCTGCCTGCCTATCCCGACGATCCTCACCTGCATTACAATCTGGGACTGACCTATGCGCGACTGAATCTGTACAGCCAGGCCAGAGATGAATACCTGAAGGCTCTGAGGCAGAAGGGAGGGAACATTTCCCAGATTCATCAGGGGCTTGGAGACCTGTACCGGCAGCAGCGCCTCTACACCAAAGCCATTCTTGAATATCAGCGGGCGCTGACCCTGATGCCTGATTCGATAGAGGCCATGATCCACCTGGCCGGTACCTACGAAGAAACGGGCAAGATAGAACTGGCTGTTAAAGAATATAAAAGCGCTCTCCGGGTTAAAGCACTGCCTGAGATTTACCTGAATTTAGGCAATATTCACTATAAGTTACGGCAATATGAAGAGGCTATATCTGTATATCAGAAGGCCCTGCGCATGGACCCGAACCGGGTGGAGGTGTATAATAATTTAGGGCTGGCCTTGGAGAGGAAGGGAGATTCGCAGGAAGCAGCAGCATGGTATCAGAAAGCCATCAGGCTCGATAGCCGTTTCCTTCCGCCCTATATCAACCTTGGGGCATTTTACCGGTCAGCCGGAAAATACGATATGGCCAGGGAACAATACTTGCACGCTTTGAAACTTAAGCCCGATTGCCTTGATGCTGTGTTAAACCTGGGTATTTTATATGACCTCTACCTCGCTGATCCGCAGGAGGCCATAAAAAACTATCGGCAGTATTGTCAGGGGGGCGGCCCCAGGTCTTCGGAGGTAAAACGATGGATCGAAAATCTTCAGTCCGGGAAATAATTGCTCCGGGTGTGGCAGTGAGTCTTGTTATGATCATGCTCGCTTGCATCCTCCTCTGCCTGCAGGCCGATGCGGCGGCATCAGAAACACCTTCTGCCCCCTCTGCTGCCGAACTGCCTGATATCAGTTCCGAGAGGATCGACATGGAGGAGATGAAAATTCAGGGAACCATTGACAAGCCCAACATCATGTATGTTATTCCCCGTGCCAGGATCGAGATTGAAATGAAATTGAACGATGACTACTTTCTCCTCTCATCCGCCGACCCCAATATGGCGGCGATCAGGCATGATCTGGAATTTCAGCCTGTTGAGAAGAAAACAGCATCTCCTGCCGAGCCGATCCCCCCCTCCCCTCTCCCGGCATCCTTTTTTTTCATCCAAAGGCCAGAGATCAACGCCGGGAGCTGTGTTTCCTGCCACTATCCCGGAATGGACATTCCCAAAGGCAGCTCCACACCGCTCCTGCTTCAGGAGCTGAATCAGAGATGCCTCCAGTGCCATCCTGCCCGCTACTATCATATCTGCTGGAGAGAGGTTGAGAAGACGGCCTTTCAGTCTCCTGACCAGAGTGAAAACAGTTGCCAGAAATGCCACACCCCCTGGACCCAGCCACCGGGAACACGGACACAGGATGGAAAGACAAAGGGGAGCCGGATGAAATGGCAGTGGAGTCAGTGGACGCAGCCAAA comes from bacterium and encodes:
- a CDS encoding tetratricopeptide repeat protein yields the protein MCLYVFVAACILVSGCGKAALKIQSPLGKGIYQANLLYQDANYQECRRVLESLLPAYPDDPHLHYNLGLTYARLNLYSQARDEYLKALRQKGGNISQIHQGLGDLYRQQRLYTKAILEYQRALTLMPDSIEAMIHLAGTYEETGKIELAVKEYKSALRVKALPEIYLNLGNIHYKLRQYEEAISVYQKALRMDPNRVEVYNNLGLALERKGDSQEAAAWYQKAIRLDSRFLPPYINLGAFYRSAGKYDMAREQYLHALKLKPDCLDAVLNLGILYDLYLADPQEAIKNYRQYCQGGGPRSSEVKRWIENLQSGK